Genomic DNA from Gemmatimonadota bacterium:
AGGAGAGTGATGGCGAAGCACTGGGTGGGTCGGCGCGTGGCCATCGTGGAAGGCTGCCGCACGCCGTTTTGCAAGTCTGGCACGGCGTTCCGGGACATGACGCCGACGCAGCTCGGCACGCTTGCAGTGCGTGAGCTGCTGGCGCGCGCCGAACTCAAGCCCGCGCAGGTCGGCGAGCTGGTCTACGGCATCGTGGTAGCGCCGGTCACGGAGCCCAACGTGGCACGGGAGGTGACGCTGGCCGCGGGGCTGCCGCCCAGCGTGCCGGCCTACACCGTGAGCCGGGCGTGCGCGTCGGCCAACCAGGCGATCACCTCGGGCGCTGAGGCGATTGCCCGGGGACACGCCGACGTGGTGGTCGCCGGGGGCGTCGAGCTGCTCTCGGACATCCCCATGCTGCTTTCGCGGCGGCTGCGCAACGCGCTGTATGCGGCCTCTCGGGCGCGCACTCTGGCGGCCAAGCTGAAGGCGCTTTCGGCGGTGCGGCCGCGAGACCTGCGGCCGGTCGCGCCGGCGATTGCCGAGCCGTCGACCGGCGAAAGCATGGGCCAGAGCGCCGAGCGCATGGCCAAGGAGAACGCCATCCCGCGCGAGGCGCAGGATCGCTGGGCGCTGCGCTCGCATCAGCTTGCCGCGCACGGTACGCAGGACGGCAGGCTCACGCGCGAGATCGTGCCCGTGTATCTGCCGCCCAGGTACGGCGAGGTGGTCACCCAGGACAATGGCATCCGGACTGACACCAGCCTGGAGAAACTGGCGGCGCTCCCGCCCGTCTTCGACCGGCGCTACGGCAGCGTCACGGCCGGCAACTCCTCGCCTCTGACCGACGGCGCCTCGGCCGTGCTGCTCATGGCGGAAGACACGGCCCGTTCACTGGGCTACACGCCGCTGGGCTACATCCGGAGCTGGGCCTACTCCGCGCTTTCGCCGCGCGCGCAACTGCTGCAGGGCCCGGCATACGCGGCGCCCGAAGCACTGGACCGGGCCGGCCTGACCATGCCGGACATCGAGCTCTGGGAGATGCACGAGGCCTTCGCCGCCCAGGTGCTCACCAATCTGCAGGCGCTGGACTCGGACGAGTTCGCGCGCCGCGAGCTGGGACGGGAGCGGAAGGTGGGGGTCCTGGACGAGGAGCGCATCAATGTCATGGGCGGCAGCATCGCCATTGGCCACCCCTTCGGCGCCACGGGCGGCCGGCTCACCATCACCCTGCTCAACGAGCTGAAGCGCCGGGGTCAGAACCTGGGGCTGATCACCGTCTGTGCGGCGGGGGCCATGGGTTTCGCCATGGTGGTGGAGCGGGAGTAGCGGTTCCCGTACGGCGCTCCTCGATCAGGTCTGCCGCCTGGCCTGTTCGAGCCAGCGCAGTCGGGTCTCGCGGCGCTGCTCGCCTGCGCGGGCGCGCCGGCGATCATCGTCCGTTTTTAGGTCGAGGCGGGGGACGGGCGAGATGCGAATATAGCTCCGTCAGTTTTGCCTCCGACGTGCTGCGCTGACCTCAGGCGACCAACCGAGCCATGATCGCCCATACCAGCGCGCCGACCGCGATGAGCGTACCGACATTCCATTTGATGATGTCGATCTTGGCGTCGCGGATCTCACGGCCCAGTTCCGCGATCTCACGGCCCAGTTCCGCGCGCAAGTCCTGGAGTGCTTCCTTGGTCGCCAGCGGCTCCAGGCGTGCATCCAGGTATTCGCGCCACGTGGGCGGGCTAGGAACTTGAGGTTCGGGCACGTTCAGGCGGTGGCCGGTGGCTCGCTGTTGTTTGCCTTCGCAAAAACTACACGGAGCGTTGGGGCTCCGCCATGGCCAGATCGGCTAATCCAACGCGTCAGCGCACGAGGGCGAGTCCCCGGAGGTGGTGCGGCGACGTCGCGAAGCCGGCCACGCGTCGCCAGCTTGTGCCGCCATCGTCGGAGCGGTGCACGCCGCGCTCATCCGCCGCCCACAACGCGCCTTCGCGCGCGCCGGCAATCAGCAGCGGCGCGCGATTGTGGTGAGCGGATCCGCCCAACCATCCCTCACCCGCTCCCAGCGGCCTCGCCCGACGCGACGATACAGCCGGCCGTCCGATACGGCAACTGTTGCGGTCCGACCTTGGCCGTCAGACCCGAAGCCTTGAGCTGGAGCACCGCCAGGACGGCTACGGCACCGCCCAAGGTCGCCGCAGCGGACGCGAGGGCGCGTCGGCGCACAAGGCGGGAGATCGCGTTCATGCGAGGCTCCTGAGGGGATAGGGGATAACGACGCCTGATCTTGCCATCGGTTCCCCGCCTCTTCAGATGTACAGCCTCCAAGGTATGGCTGTACAGCCACCCGGGCACGGCGGTTCCTCGGCCTGCGCGGGTGTAGCCTCCATGGTGCGTGTGCCGGCGTGGCCGGCCAACTCCCGCACCCCCGCCTTGCCGGAAAACCTCCCGCAGCCGCATCTTGAACGACCACTTTTCGCTGCACTCACGGCATCACCCCCGAGCGCGATGACCGAGCCGGCCCGCCCATCGCTGTTCGCGGAGCTCAAGCGACGCCGCGTGTTCCGCGTGGTCGTCGTGTATGCCCTGGCCGCGTGGGTCGTGCTGCAAGTCGCCGAGCTGGTGCTGCCGGCGTTGCTGCTGCCTGAGTGGACGTTCCGGCTGGTGGTCGTGCTGGCGCTGCTCGGATTCCCGATCGCGATCGCGCTCGCCTGGGTCTTCGATGTGACGCCGGAAGGCGTGCGGCGGACCGGAGTCGGCCGCTCCCGCCGAGGCCGCGTCCAGCCGAGCGACGTTGCGCCGGCCGCCGCTAGCCGGCGCATGCTGTACGTCTGGGCGTCGGTCGTGGTGGTGGTGCTCGGTTATGCGGGCTTCAACCGCTACTTCTCGGGAGGCAAGGGCGGGCCCGGAGCCGGCATTAGCTCGATCGCCGTGCTGCCGCTCGTAAACATGAGCGCGGATGCAGAGAACGAGTACTTCAGCGATGGCATGACCGAGGAGCTGCTCAACGCGCTCGCGCAGCTCGAGGGGTTGCAGGTCGCGGCACGCACTTCCTCGTTCGCCTTCAAGGGCAAAGAGCTGGACGTGCGCGAGATCGGGCGGAAGCTGGGTGTCAGCGCCGTGCTCGAGGGCAGTGTGCGCCGGTCGGGCAACCGGCTGCGCGTCACCGCCCAGCTCATCAACGTCGAGGACGGCTATCACCTCTGGTCCGAGACCTACGAGCGCGAGCTGGCCGACGTCTTCGCCGTCCAGGACGAGATCTCGCGCGCGATCGTGGACGCGCTGAAGCTGAAGCTCGCGCGCGTCGGCAGAGACGACCTCGTCGCCCGCTCGACCGACGACGTCGCCGCCTATGATCTCTACCTGAAAGGCCGCTTCCACTGGAACAAGCGCACGGGCGCCAGCATGCGCCTCGCGCTCGAGTATTTCCGGCAGGCGCTGGAGCGCGATCCCACGTTCGCGCGCGCGTACGCCGGCCAGGCCGACGTGTACGCGCTGCTCAGCTACTACGGCCATCTGGCGCCACGCGCGGGCTACGAACAAGCGCGGGCCGCGGCACGCCGGGCGCTCGAGCTGGATCCGGACGTCGCCGAAGCACACGCATCCCTCGGCCTGATCGCGCTCAATTACGACTGGGACTGGGACAGCGCCGAGCGCGAGTTTCGCCGCGCGCTCGAGCTCAATCCGAGCTACGCGATCGCACGCCAGTGGTACGTGAACCTGCTCACGACCCGCGGCCGGTACAAGGAGGCGGCGGCACAGTCCGCCCGGGCGCGCGCACTGGACCCGCTCGATCCCATCATTGCGTCCGGATCGGGCACGCTCGCGCTGGTGCAGCGGCAGTGGGACACCGCCATCGCGGCGTATCAGCATGCCAGCGCGCTCAATCCGGACCATCCCGGCAGCGGTTGGCTCCTGTCGATTCCTTATTCGCTGGCCGGCCGTCACGAAGAGGCAATTGCACAGATCGCGCGCGCCGACAGCGTCGCGGGCAGTCCCATCACCCGGTCGGTCTACGGCTGGGCGCTGGCGCGGGCGGGCCGCACGAGCGAGGCGCGGAAGATCCTGGCCGAGCTGGAAAGCCTCGCGGCTCGGGCGCCCGCCCCGGCCTACAGCCTCGCGCTGGTATATATCGGCCTGGGCGAGAAGGACCGGACACTCGACTGGCTCGAACGCGCCATCGAGCAGCACGAGAGCGTGGGCTTGCAGCTCAGCTTGCCCGACTTCGACGTGCTGCGGGGCGAGCTCAGGTTCCGCCGAATCGTACAACGGATGAACCTGCCGGCCTCGCTGCTCGACTCACCTGCCGCTCCCGCGCGCGCACCCTGACCGATGCCCGTCGTCGGCCAGAGCATTGCCCGCACGGACGGCCGCGCCAAGGCGGCCGGCGCCGCCCGCTACATCGACGACCTGCGCTTCCCCGACATGCTCTACGGCCGCACGATCCGGTCGACCATCGCGCGCGGCCGCATCAAAAACATCCGCTTCGATTTTGATGCCGCCGGCTTCACGATCGTCGACCACCGCGACATCGCGTCGCTGGAAGGGGCTCGTGCGGCGTAGGGTGGTGCGGATGGCGCGCTCGATCAAGCCTCGGCGCTTCGCGTGGAGCACTACGCTCAGCGTGCCGCGGACCTGCAGGCCTCGAGAACGTGCATAGGCACGGGCGGCCTCTCGTCGATCAGCACGATGGCGTTCTCCGTCTCGAGCGCCGTACCGATCACCTCGGCTTCGCCCCTCCCGCCGAGGCGGCTTCGACCGCTTCAGCCAGCCAGTGGCAAAGGCGGCATCCAGCTCGTCGGCTACGTGGCGAGCAACCTCATCCGCCACGGCGTTCGGAACGAGGATCTCGGCATAGAGCTTACGCAGGAGGGACACCCGCCCGATCCGGGCGAGGTGGATCAGAGGTGTGGCGTTGCAGACAGGCGTCACGGCTCGAGCGATGCGAGTTCCTCTTCCAATTCGTCGGCCGTGGTTTGGATCGTCGGGACTCCGTGACGATTCGCAAGCTCCAGGAACTCGACTCGTGTCATGCCCAGGTCGCGCGCGGACTGCCCGGAAGTGAGCTGACCCAGACGGTAGAGCTCGAGAACGGCTGCCTCCCGCGCGCGCTGCGTCGCCGCACGCCGCGCTTCGGCATCCTCGATGCCCTCGGGATCGGGCTGCTTTTCTACCCGCCAGCCGCGCGTCGCACGGCGCCCTTGATCTCCTGGAAGGGCGGGAGGTCGCCCGGGTTCTCGCTCATCCAGGCGTAGACTACCCTGCCGGAAGTGTCCAGCACGAAGGCGGCGCGGTTGGCCACCCCTTGC
This window encodes:
- a CDS encoding tetratricopeptide repeat protein, with product MTEPARPSLFAELKRRRVFRVVVVYALAAWVVLQVAELVLPALLLPEWTFRLVVVLALLGFPIAIALAWVFDVTPEGVRRTGVGRSRRGRVQPSDVAPAAASRRMLYVWASVVVVVLGYAGFNRYFSGGKGGPGAGISSIAVLPLVNMSADAENEYFSDGMTEELLNALAQLEGLQVAARTSSFAFKGKELDVREIGRKLGVSAVLEGSVRRSGNRLRVTAQLINVEDGYHLWSETYERELADVFAVQDEISRAIVDALKLKLARVGRDDLVARSTDDVAAYDLYLKGRFHWNKRTGASMRLALEYFRQALERDPTFARAYAGQADVYALLSYYGHLAPRAGYEQARAAARRALELDPDVAEAHASLGLIALNYDWDWDSAEREFRRALELNPSYAIARQWYVNLLTTRGRYKEAAAQSARARALDPLDPIIASGSGTLALVQRQWDTAIAAYQHASALNPDHPGSGWLLSIPYSLAGRHEEAIAQIARADSVAGSPITRSVYGWALARAGRTSEARKILAELESLAARAPAPAYSLALVYIGLGEKDRTLDWLERAIEQHESVGLQLSLPDFDVLRGELRFRRIVQRMNLPASLLDSPAAPARAP
- the fadI gene encoding acetyl-CoA C-acyltransferase FadI, which codes for MAKHWVGRRVAIVEGCRTPFCKSGTAFRDMTPTQLGTLAVRELLARAELKPAQVGELVYGIVVAPVTEPNVAREVTLAAGLPPSVPAYTVSRACASANQAITSGAEAIARGHADVVVAGGVELLSDIPMLLSRRLRNALYAASRARTLAAKLKALSAVRPRDLRPVAPAIAEPSTGESMGQSAERMAKENAIPREAQDRWALRSHQLAAHGTQDGRLTREIVPVYLPPRYGEVVTQDNGIRTDTSLEKLAALPPVFDRRYGSVTAGNSSPLTDGASAVLLMAEDTARSLGYTPLGYIRSWAYSALSPRAQLLQGPAYAAPEALDRAGLTMPDIELWEMHEAFAAQVLTNLQALDSDEFARRELGRERKVGVLDEERINVMGGSIAIGHPFGATGGRLTITLLNELKRRGQNLGLITVCAAGAMGFAMVVERE